Proteins encoded within one genomic window of Gloeobacter kilaueensis JS1:
- a CDS encoding EAL domain-containing protein, producing the protein MNIPNCAVIQQALLEDRFELWFQPVYRAATGAVVHNEALLRLRDGDGGVLLPGRFLPLAEQAGLMRELDLRVIEKAIAFLQQEDRLCLSVNLSGESLADPGFAGLVIERLGGAAIAPERLGFELKEKDVLADLDAARTWIAVLKKFGCPIALDDFGFNLTACEYLRDLPVDVVKIDGRFIRSLKAEPLYRTLVQAMNSVVHACGKRTLAESVEDAETLGLLRQLKVDYLQGYHLKRPDAATTATATAALRYPARVLLALAALYLFKSALNINLFEDFHLWELPLVLLRWFWPNLS; encoded by the coding sequence GTGAATATCCCTAACTGTGCCGTAATCCAGCAGGCACTCCTTGAAGATCGCTTCGAGCTGTGGTTTCAGCCGGTCTACCGCGCTGCTACCGGGGCGGTCGTCCACAACGAAGCCCTCCTGCGCTTGCGCGACGGCGACGGCGGGGTGCTCCTGCCCGGTCGCTTTTTGCCCCTGGCCGAGCAGGCCGGACTGATGCGCGAACTGGACCTGCGGGTGATCGAAAAGGCGATCGCTTTTTTACAGCAAGAAGACAGGCTCTGCCTCTCGGTCAACCTCTCAGGCGAGAGTCTGGCGGATCCGGGTTTTGCCGGACTTGTGATCGAGCGGCTGGGAGGAGCCGCTATTGCGCCGGAACGGTTGGGTTTTGAACTCAAAGAAAAGGACGTCCTCGCCGACCTCGATGCCGCCCGCACCTGGATCGCGGTGCTCAAAAAATTTGGCTGTCCCATTGCCCTCGACGACTTTGGCTTTAACCTCACCGCCTGCGAGTACCTGCGGGATCTGCCCGTCGATGTCGTCAAGATCGATGGCCGCTTTATCCGCAGCCTCAAAGCCGAACCGCTCTACCGGACGCTGGTGCAGGCGATGAACAGCGTCGTCCATGCCTGCGGCAAGCGGACTCTCGCCGAATCGGTAGAAGATGCCGAGACGCTGGGCCTGTTGCGACAGCTCAAGGTGGATTACCTGCAGGGCTACCACCTGAAGCGCCCCGACGCCGCTACCACCGCCACCGCCACCGCCGCTCTGCGCTATCCGGCGCGGGTGCTGCTGGCGCTGGCAGCCCTTTACCTGTTCAAAAGTGCCCTCAATATCAACCTCTTCGAGGATTTTCACCTGTGGGAACTGCCGCTGGTGCTGCTGCGGTGGTTCTGGCCCAATCTGTCCTGA
- a CDS encoding polysaccharide biosynthesis/export family protein, with product MNCNRVKKQRTPAALVAVLLLAATAPLGAMPLSPGDKVRLVLPEGEGFSGSYEVDGGGALDLPHLGRLPVAGLEPEAAARRVSETLVEEGYFQKAFARTNLQVLAWAPINVEVEGATFNPGRVLINPRPVKEGREDEAADLPGDATLERNLAAALRAAGGVRPNADLAHIRLIRAGVEKTVDLSGVLTDGAIEDVPLQAGDRIVVPAVATFQASLVRPSQITPPGIMVFLSNLTQPATNNASSHVDRDVREFAYGSRFSQAVIAANCLGGTQTTNADRYAVLVRTSRETGETKTLDRSIEQLIRHSDDTNNPLLMPGDGVACYDSGVTNTRSIFQLVGDILNPFSLLFGPARILR from the coding sequence ATGAACTGCAACCGTGTCAAAAAACAGCGTACCCCAGCCGCCCTGGTCGCTGTCCTGCTGCTGGCGGCCACGGCCCCGCTCGGGGCGATGCCGCTCTCGCCCGGCGACAAAGTCCGGCTGGTCCTGCCCGAAGGCGAAGGCTTCAGCGGCAGCTACGAGGTAGACGGGGGCGGCGCGCTCGATCTGCCCCACCTTGGCCGCTTGCCGGTAGCGGGGCTGGAGCCGGAGGCCGCCGCCCGGCGCGTCTCTGAGACCCTGGTGGAGGAGGGCTACTTTCAAAAAGCGTTTGCCCGCACCAACCTGCAGGTGCTCGCCTGGGCTCCGATCAACGTCGAGGTCGAAGGGGCGACCTTCAACCCCGGTCGGGTGCTGATCAATCCCCGACCCGTCAAAGAAGGGCGCGAGGACGAGGCGGCGGATCTGCCCGGCGACGCCACCCTCGAGCGCAACCTGGCAGCCGCCCTGCGGGCTGCCGGTGGTGTCAGACCGAACGCTGACCTGGCCCATATCCGGTTGATCCGCGCCGGGGTCGAAAAAACCGTCGATCTAAGCGGCGTGCTCACCGACGGAGCGATCGAGGATGTGCCGCTGCAGGCGGGCGATCGGATCGTCGTACCGGCGGTCGCGACCTTTCAAGCCAGCCTGGTCCGCCCCTCGCAGATTACACCGCCGGGGATCATGGTGTTCTTGTCGAACCTCACCCAGCCTGCCACCAACAACGCCAGCTCCCACGTCGATCGCGACGTGCGCGAATTTGCCTACGGCTCGCGTTTTTCGCAGGCGGTGATCGCCGCCAACTGCCTGGGCGGCACCCAGACCACCAACGCCGATCGCTACGCCGTGCTGGTGCGCACCAGCCGCGAAACCGGTGAGACCAAAACCCTCGATCGATCCATCGAACAGCTCATCCGCCACTCCGATGACACCAACAACCCCCTGCTCATGCCCGGCGACGGCGTCGCCTGCTACGACTCGGGGGTGACCAACACCCGCAGTATCTTCCAGCTGGTGGGCGACATCCTCAATCCGTTCAGCCTGCTTTTTGGTCCCGCTCGTATCCTCCGGTGA
- a CDS encoding glycosyltransferase family 2 protein — MYLTAKDREDAPLVSVVIPAYNAGRFIAATLESVLAQTYSHLEVLVVDDGSSDQTAEIALAFAARDQRVIVVSQANAGVAAARNLGIERSRGAFIALVDADDIWYPDKLSLQVQCFEQSGAAVGLVYTWSAHIDAEGKLTGGYIAFKEEGDVYLPLLYRNFVGNGSTPLIRAGCLRRTGGFAAEFRERRAGGCEDWDLYLRLAEVCEFRVVPQLLTGYRQLPASMSANYEAMERSFALVIERACQRRPALPALVSRWAASDVCCYLANLARQNGHHRASFTWALKSMGLDPAALLRFELYRDLIEGALLPLVGPDRHPLQHLRHRWRTDRFEMADVERRIAHHNRRLWPHYERHRLRRLVGASPSANSLNAGVSV; from the coding sequence ATGTATTTAACGGCAAAAGACCGCGAAGATGCGCCCCTGGTATCGGTGGTCATCCCCGCCTACAACGCCGGGCGCTTTATCGCCGCCACCCTCGAATCGGTCCTCGCCCAGACCTACAGCCACCTGGAGGTGCTGGTGGTCGATGACGGCTCAAGCGACCAGACCGCCGAAATTGCCCTCGCCTTTGCCGCCCGCGACCAGCGGGTAATCGTGGTAAGCCAGGCAAACGCCGGGGTGGCCGCCGCCCGCAACCTGGGCATCGAGCGTTCCCGAGGCGCGTTCATCGCCCTGGTCGATGCCGACGACATCTGGTATCCCGACAAGCTGAGCCTGCAGGTGCAGTGCTTCGAGCAATCGGGAGCAGCCGTGGGCCTGGTCTACACCTGGTCGGCCCACATCGACGCCGAGGGAAAGCTGACCGGCGGCTACATTGCCTTCAAAGAAGAAGGAGATGTCTACCTCCCCTTGCTCTATCGCAACTTCGTGGGCAACGGCAGCACGCCCCTGATTCGAGCTGGCTGTCTGCGGCGGACGGGCGGCTTTGCCGCTGAATTTCGCGAGCGCCGCGCCGGCGGCTGCGAGGACTGGGATCTCTACTTGCGCCTGGCGGAGGTGTGCGAATTTCGGGTCGTGCCCCAATTGCTCACCGGTTATCGCCAGCTTCCGGCCAGCATGTCCGCCAACTACGAGGCGATGGAGCGCTCCTTTGCCCTGGTGATCGAGCGCGCCTGCCAGCGGCGGCCCGCCCTGCCGGCTCTGGTCAGCCGCTGGGCAGCGAGCGACGTGTGCTGCTACCTGGCCAACCTGGCCCGCCAGAATGGCCACCATCGAGCCAGTTTCACCTGGGCGCTCAAGTCTATGGGCCTCGATCCAGCTGCCCTGTTGCGCTTTGAGCTTTATCGAGACCTCATCGAAGGCGCGCTGCTGCCGCTGGTGGGTCCAGACCGCCATCCCTTGCAGCACCTGAGGCACCGCTGGCGCACCGACCGCTTCGAGATGGCCGATGTCGAGCGGCGCATCGCCCACCACAACCGGCGGCTCTGGCCGCACTACGAGCGCCATCGCCTCCGCCGCCTCGTCGGCGCATCGCCGTCAGCCAATTCCCTCAACGCCGGGGTGTCAGTGTGA
- a CDS encoding glycosyltransferase — protein sequence MIFVTVGTEQFPFNRLLHWVARAIERGDIREEVIVQSGACTDRVPGAQTFSLLSQPEFDRCVQQARLVISHCGEGSFLQLSTANRPFVLVPRRCGLGEHLDDHQWELARVLDRVGVPVAWIPNDIGRFVNRPVPVATAALSSQSLLRCLTEHFAQQTPSRGATNR from the coding sequence ATGATCTTCGTCACCGTCGGCACCGAACAGTTTCCCTTCAATCGCCTGCTCCACTGGGTAGCGCGGGCGATCGAAAGAGGCGACATCCGCGAGGAGGTGATCGTCCAATCCGGTGCCTGCACCGACAGGGTGCCCGGTGCCCAGACCTTTTCGCTACTGAGCCAGCCTGAATTTGATCGCTGTGTGCAGCAGGCGCGGTTGGTGATCAGCCACTGCGGCGAGGGGTCTTTTTTGCAGCTGAGTACGGCCAACCGGCCCTTTGTGCTGGTGCCGCGCCGCTGCGGTCTGGGGGAGCACCTCGACGATCACCAGTGGGAGCTGGCGCGGGTGCTCGATCGGGTTGGGGTGCCGGTGGCCTGGATTCCCAACGACATTGGCCGCTTTGTCAACAGACCGGTGCCGGTGGCGACCGCTGCGCTATCGAGCCAGTCCCTGCTTCGTTGTCTGACGGAGCACTTCGCACAGCAGACACCTTCAAGAGGAGCGACGAACCGATGA
- the pssD gene encoding PssD/Cps14F family polysaccharide biosynthesis glycosyltransferase — MKVLLVCSSGGHFAAMLRLQPFWQAHERSWVTFRSAATAGVLAGERVYWAFSPTNRNLINLVRNLVLAVTVLITEKPDLVLTTGAGVAVPFLLLGRLRRCRVAFVESITRTESLSMSARLVLPFSEVYVQWPELQKQYPKTIYTGAPFL, encoded by the coding sequence ATGAAAGTTCTGCTGGTCTGCTCTTCCGGGGGGCACTTTGCTGCGATGCTGCGGCTGCAACCGTTCTGGCAGGCCCACGAGCGCAGCTGGGTCACTTTTCGTTCTGCGGCGACTGCCGGAGTGCTGGCGGGGGAGCGCGTCTACTGGGCCTTCAGCCCGACCAACCGCAATTTGATCAATCTGGTGCGCAATCTGGTGCTGGCGGTAACAGTCCTCATCACCGAAAAGCCCGATCTGGTGCTCACCACCGGGGCGGGGGTGGCCGTGCCCTTCTTGCTTCTGGGCAGGTTGCGCCGCTGCCGCGTCGCCTTCGTCGAATCGATCACCCGCACCGAGTCGCTGAGCATGTCCGCCCGGCTGGTGCTGCCCTTCAGCGAAGTCTACGTCCAGTGGCCCGAACTGCAAAAGCAGTACCCCAAAACGATCTACACCGGAGCCCCTTTTTTATGA
- a CDS encoding GumC family protein: MTKAFPVPELPRDLGGPKLSVSRHLLLGLAANVGIWGLAAAFLVGAPRSYTSEWALILPGSGMGTNITLADVGQASSSVNSPYASSSIDPRANYKAVAESEPVLQAAAKSLGLTARTFGQPRIKLPDQSSVIEFALNASTPELAQKKSRALEAAFEKRLDQLRTDEMERREASIEAATASARQKLQRAQQAVLRYKAHSGLSSTDQVSNLTATIEQLHKEQAEVLAQGRLTSTQLAQLTQTMKLSPGGAADAFVLQADQIFQEHLKDYSEATTALQVLQTKWGANHPTVAKELARREAAHTGMIERARALLGSQANDNRLQQLSLMSSAAGGGSRENLFRELVATQAQSRGLAGQAEELTRQIAKLETKLRMRTAQQTGLEGLQRNLQLAETVFTSTLAKLDVGKSDIYASYPLAQQLIAPQLPEEPSFPSPLYTLLGALVGSFLVSAGIFAHWLRGRTDEAA; this comes from the coding sequence ATGACAAAAGCATTTCCAGTTCCTGAATTACCCCGCGACCTCGGTGGCCCGAAGCTCTCCGTCAGTCGCCATCTGCTTCTTGGCCTGGCGGCGAACGTCGGCATCTGGGGCCTGGCGGCGGCATTTTTGGTCGGGGCACCGCGCTCCTACACCAGCGAATGGGCGCTCATCCTGCCGGGCTCCGGCATGGGGACGAACATCACCCTCGCCGATGTCGGCCAGGCGAGTTCGTCGGTCAACTCGCCCTACGCCAGCTCCAGCATCGATCCACGGGCCAACTACAAGGCGGTGGCCGAGAGCGAGCCGGTGCTCCAGGCGGCAGCAAAGAGCCTGGGTCTGACGGCGCGCACCTTTGGCCAGCCGCGCATCAAACTGCCGGACCAGTCCTCGGTGATCGAGTTTGCCCTCAACGCTTCCACGCCCGAGCTGGCCCAAAAAAAATCCCGCGCCCTGGAGGCGGCCTTTGAAAAGCGCCTCGACCAGCTGCGCACCGACGAGATGGAGCGGCGCGAGGCAAGCATCGAAGCGGCCACCGCCAGTGCCCGCCAGAAGTTGCAGCGCGCCCAGCAGGCGGTCCTGCGCTACAAGGCGCACTCGGGCCTCAGTTCCACCGATCAGGTGAGCAACCTGACAGCGACGATCGAACAACTGCACAAGGAGCAGGCCGAAGTCCTCGCCCAGGGCCGCCTCACCAGCACCCAGCTCGCCCAGCTCACCCAGACGATGAAACTCTCGCCCGGCGGGGCAGCGGACGCCTTCGTGCTCCAGGCCGACCAGATCTTCCAGGAGCACCTCAAGGACTACAGCGAGGCGACCACCGCCCTGCAGGTGCTGCAGACAAAGTGGGGGGCGAACCATCCGACCGTAGCGAAGGAACTCGCTCGCCGCGAGGCCGCCCACACCGGCATGATCGAGCGGGCACGGGCACTGCTCGGCAGCCAGGCGAACGACAACCGCCTGCAGCAGTTGAGCTTGATGTCGAGTGCTGCCGGCGGCGGCAGCCGGGAGAATCTCTTTCGCGAGCTGGTCGCCACCCAGGCCCAGAGCCGGGGTCTGGCAGGTCAGGCAGAAGAATTGACCCGCCAGATCGCAAAACTCGAAACGAAGCTCAGGATGCGCACCGCCCAGCAGACGGGCCTGGAAGGGCTGCAGCGCAACCTTCAGCTGGCGGAGACAGTCTTTACCTCGACCCTTGCCAAGCTGGACGTGGGCAAATCGGACATCTACGCCTCCTATCCCCTCGCCCAGCAGTTGATTGCTCCCCAGCTGCCGGAGGAACCGAGTTTCCCCAGCCCGCTCTACACACTTTTAGGAGCGCTGGTCGGTTCGTTTCTCGTCAGCGCCGGTATCTTTGCCCACTGGCTGCGGGGACGCACCGATGAAGCCGCGTAA
- a CDS encoding nucleotidyltransferase family protein — MKAYLLAAGTGSRLRPMTQWLPKPLVPFLNQPLVHYQHQQLLEHAAHVRFNISYLAAPLTAYVNSVPRTSYSLEAQPLGSARTVWQERDYFDETTIVACADVLADYPVEQLLANHRASGALVTIATTTVDDPRRFGVIVSAPDGRIEAFQEKPELPASNTISTGIYVFEPEVLRHWNSHWQDLGGEAFPHLLAQGVPLNAWALPGDWQDVGTGENYLFLQLRRLGGNSLVHPEACVHPSATLQRTVVGAGALIEAGATLTNCIVWPETHVEAGASIGLSVLAPQFSLRLDRRQRTQTVPVDRRQALRYIS; from the coding sequence ATGAAAGCCTACTTGTTGGCCGCCGGGACCGGTAGCCGCCTGCGACCGATGACCCAGTGGCTGCCCAAGCCCCTGGTACCCTTTCTCAACCAGCCGCTGGTGCATTACCAGCACCAGCAACTCCTGGAGCACGCCGCTCACGTCCGCTTCAACATCAGCTACCTCGCCGCTCCCCTCACCGCCTACGTCAATTCGGTGCCGCGAACGAGCTACAGCCTCGAAGCGCAACCGCTCGGTTCGGCGCGCACGGTCTGGCAGGAGCGGGACTACTTCGATGAGACGACGATCGTCGCCTGCGCCGATGTGCTCGCCGACTACCCGGTGGAGCAACTGCTCGCAAACCACCGCGCCAGCGGAGCCCTGGTGACGATCGCCACCACCACCGTCGATGATCCGCGCCGCTTTGGGGTGATCGTGAGCGCTCCCGACGGTCGCATCGAGGCGTTTCAAGAAAAACCGGAACTGCCCGCCTCCAACACGATCAGCACCGGCATCTACGTCTTCGAGCCCGAGGTGCTGCGCCACTGGAACAGCCACTGGCAGGATTTAGGCGGCGAAGCCTTTCCGCACCTTCTGGCCCAGGGGGTGCCCCTCAACGCCTGGGCGCTACCGGGCGACTGGCAGGACGTGGGCACGGGGGAAAACTATCTATTTTTGCAACTGCGGCGTCTGGGCGGCAACAGCCTCGTCCATCCCGAGGCGTGCGTCCACCCGAGCGCTACCCTCCAGCGCACCGTCGTCGGTGCCGGTGCCCTAATCGAAGCCGGAGCCACCCTCACCAACTGCATCGTCTGGCCCGAGACCCACGTCGAAGCCGGCGCAAGCATCGGCCTGTCGGTGCTCGCTCCCCAGTTCAGCCTGCGCCTCGATCGCCGCCAGCGCACCCAGACGGTGCCGGTCGATCGCCGTCAGGCGCTGCGCTACATCTCGTAG
- a CDS encoding lipopolysaccharide biosynthesis protein, which produces MNFRLRLQEKLSDRFVRNLGWLGAAQLVNRVFRLATTVVLARLLAPDDYGLAALVLTTNEFVNVFTRCGIGTKLIQAREEDMPVYCDTAYWLTWIVCIVLFVGQCALALPVGLFYGRSAIVLPICAMALVYLTLPFGYVQAMLLMRENRLEVGALTNAVQLSVDCLLTIAFALGGLGLWAVILPKILVAPLWSLIHIYNHPWRAPRQFTLARWQEIFRFGRNVLGVELLATLRANVDYLLVGRFLGVEALGVYYFAFNAGLGISLSLISAFDMALYPHLCAANQQPEQLRQRFHRALKTLALLFVPLVLLQASLAPFYVPIIFSSKWAAAGAIPVLVLICLSALPRPFAGAASQVLHALNRPEVDLQWNLLFTPLLIVALLAGLNWGILGVAAAVLATHLLLLPLFALWADRYCFTSAHSPVPASV; this is translated from the coding sequence GTGAATTTTCGCCTTCGCCTGCAAGAAAAACTCTCCGACCGGTTCGTGCGCAACCTGGGCTGGTTGGGAGCCGCTCAACTCGTCAACCGCGTCTTTCGTCTGGCGACGACGGTGGTGCTCGCCCGGCTTCTCGCTCCGGACGACTACGGTCTGGCAGCCCTGGTGCTCACCACCAACGAATTTGTGAACGTCTTTACCCGCTGCGGCATCGGCACCAAGCTCATCCAGGCCCGCGAAGAAGACATGCCAGTCTACTGCGACACGGCCTACTGGCTCACCTGGATCGTCTGCATTGTCCTTTTTGTCGGCCAGTGCGCCCTCGCCCTGCCGGTGGGGCTCTTTTATGGCCGCAGTGCGATCGTGCTTCCAATCTGTGCGATGGCCCTCGTCTACCTGACGCTGCCCTTTGGCTACGTCCAGGCGATGCTTTTGATGCGCGAGAACCGGCTGGAGGTCGGGGCGCTCACCAACGCCGTGCAGCTGTCGGTCGATTGTTTGCTCACGATCGCCTTTGCTCTGGGGGGGCTCGGCCTGTGGGCGGTGATCTTGCCCAAGATCCTGGTCGCACCGCTCTGGTCGCTCATTCATATTTACAACCATCCCTGGCGGGCTCCCCGGCAGTTTACCCTGGCGCGCTGGCAGGAGATCTTCCGCTTTGGCCGCAACGTCCTCGGGGTCGAACTGCTCGCCACCCTGCGCGCCAACGTCGATTACCTGCTGGTGGGCCGCTTTTTGGGCGTCGAAGCGCTGGGGGTCTATTACTTTGCCTTCAACGCCGGTCTGGGCATCAGCCTCAGCTTGATCTCGGCCTTTGACATGGCCCTCTACCCCCACCTGTGCGCCGCCAACCAGCAACCGGAACAGCTGCGCCAGCGCTTTCATCGAGCCCTCAAGACCCTCGCGCTTTTGTTCGTTCCGCTCGTACTGCTGCAGGCGAGCCTCGCCCCGTTCTACGTGCCGATTATCTTCAGCTCCAAGTGGGCCGCCGCTGGAGCGATACCGGTGCTCGTTCTCATCTGCCTTTCGGCTTTGCCCCGGCCCTTCGCCGGTGCCGCCTCCCAGGTGTTGCACGCCCTGAACCGGCCCGAAGTCGATCTGCAGTGGAACCTGCTATTTACGCCGCTGCTGATCGTCGCGCTGTTGGCCGGCCTCAATTGGGGCATCCTCGGGGTGGCTGCCGCCGTGCTCGCCACTCACCTGCTGCTGCTGCCGCTATTTGCGCTCTGGGCAGACCGCTACTGCTTTACGAGCGCCCATTCGCCTGTTCCTGCGTCCGTCTGA
- a CDS encoding glycosyltransferase family 2 protein, with the protein MPKVSVIVPVYNVEPYVAAALHSVLDQTYRDFEVIVVDDASPDRSVEICRSFRDPRLRIVQQANRGLAGARNTGIRHARGEYLAFLDSDDLWAATKLQKHVAHLDSHPEVGLSFSRSAFIDGAGQPLNYYQMPRLSGIDAAHLLCRNPVGNGSAPVIRRQTLADIAYPGEREGEPCYFDEQFRQSEDIECWVRIALQTGWQIEGIPEALTFYRVNAGGLSAVLLKQLASWERMIEKTRSYAPELIAAAGNLARAYQLRYLARRAVQLRDGAMAVSLMRRAIATDKRILIEEPRRTLLTALAALVLLAVPADLFNRLEAFGMRRVARQQERIIAASGLSAP; encoded by the coding sequence ATGCCAAAAGTTTCTGTGATCGTTCCTGTCTACAACGTCGAGCCCTACGTGGCCGCCGCCCTGCACTCGGTCCTCGATCAGACCTACCGGGACTTCGAGGTGATCGTCGTCGATGACGCCTCTCCCGATCGCAGCGTCGAGATCTGCCGCTCCTTTCGCGACCCGCGCCTGCGCATCGTCCAGCAGGCCAATCGGGGCTTAGCCGGAGCGCGCAACACCGGCATCCGCCACGCCCGAGGCGAGTACCTGGCCTTTCTTGACTCCGACGATCTCTGGGCAGCGACCAAGCTCCAGAAGCACGTCGCCCACCTCGACAGCCACCCCGAGGTCGGCCTCAGCTTCAGCCGCTCCGCATTTATCGACGGGGCAGGCCAGCCCCTCAACTACTACCAGATGCCCCGTCTGAGCGGCATCGACGCCGCCCACCTGCTCTGCCGCAACCCGGTCGGCAACGGCTCCGCCCCGGTGATCCGGCGGCAGACGCTTGCGGACATCGCCTATCCAGGCGAGCGGGAAGGCGAACCGTGCTACTTCGACGAGCAGTTTCGCCAGTCAGAAGATATCGAGTGCTGGGTGCGCATCGCCCTCCAGACCGGCTGGCAGATCGAGGGCATCCCCGAGGCGCTTACCTTTTATCGGGTAAATGCCGGTGGCCTCTCCGCCGTTTTGCTCAAGCAACTGGCTTCCTGGGAGCGGATGATCGAAAAGACCCGCAGCTACGCTCCAGAACTCATCGCCGCTGCGGGCAACCTGGCGCGGGCCTACCAGTTGCGCTACCTGGCCCGCCGGGCCGTTCAGCTGCGCGACGGGGCGATGGCCGTCTCCCTGATGCGCCGCGCCATCGCGACTGACAAGCGCATTCTTATCGAGGAGCCGCGCCGCACCCTGCTCACCGCCCTTGCCGCCCTCGTCCTGCTCGCGGTGCCGGCGGATCTCTTTAACCGGCTCGAAGCGTTCGGGATGCGCCGGGTCGCCCGGCAGCAGGAGCGGATCATCGCCGCCTCGGGACTGTCTGCTCCGTGA
- a CDS encoding O-antigen ligase family protein, which translates to MKPRNFEEWAVWWAIVGTYGFYLVGGLYILAPVLAWTLTGCLIWRLWRQNAATPQGERVQIPVGVAVWVLSMLAMELALVVGHLDFDLGTASLIKSSIGWAKGWALLALFPLIGCLKIRPQLLSRAACLLGLQTLIVLPLFVAAYLLKLPPTLYVSPLQVVGGPGPEFFSLSLYEIDPGNGLPRWRLFAPWAPALGMTANVYFYLALAERDWRWRWVGTLACVAMCLISQSRLAALALPVVWGITWLLANLYRPGVLVGSGLAATALGLLQSPVREAYENFARAFEGARANSSRVRDLLGRIAFDRWQNEAPVWGHGVLEPGPHSVEHMLIGSHHTWLGLLFVKGAVGFAALAAPMLWSGVELFVKLRTSALARVAMSMWLILLLYTFGENLEILAYLFWPALVVLGSALAERQEQAVGDCAPQQQTVG; encoded by the coding sequence ATGAAGCCGCGTAACTTCGAGGAGTGGGCCGTCTGGTGGGCGATCGTCGGCACCTACGGGTTTTATCTGGTGGGCGGCCTCTACATTCTCGCCCCGGTCCTGGCCTGGACCCTGACGGGCTGTTTGATCTGGCGGTTGTGGCGGCAGAACGCCGCCACGCCCCAGGGCGAGCGCGTGCAGATCCCGGTGGGGGTCGCCGTCTGGGTGCTCTCGATGCTGGCGATGGAACTGGCGCTCGTCGTCGGTCACCTCGACTTCGATCTGGGCACCGCCTCGCTCATCAAGTCTTCGATCGGCTGGGCCAAGGGCTGGGCGCTGCTGGCGCTCTTTCCGCTCATCGGCTGCCTGAAGATCCGCCCCCAACTGTTGAGCCGGGCGGCCTGCCTGCTCGGGCTGCAGACGCTCATCGTACTGCCGCTTTTTGTTGCCGCCTACCTGCTCAAACTGCCCCCCACCCTCTACGTCTCGCCGCTGCAGGTGGTGGGCGGGCCGGGGCCAGAATTTTTTAGCCTCAGCCTCTACGAAATCGATCCGGGTAACGGCCTGCCGCGCTGGCGGCTGTTTGCTCCCTGGGCACCGGCTCTCGGGATGACAGCGAACGTCTATTTTTATCTCGCCCTGGCGGAGCGCGATTGGCGCTGGCGCTGGGTAGGAACGCTCGCCTGCGTCGCGATGTGCCTCATCTCTCAGTCGCGCCTCGCCGCCCTGGCCCTGCCGGTTGTCTGGGGAATCACCTGGCTGCTTGCCAACCTCTACCGACCGGGGGTGCTGGTCGGTAGCGGCCTCGCCGCGACGGCCCTGGGTCTGTTGCAATCACCCGTGCGCGAAGCCTACGAGAACTTTGCCCGCGCCTTTGAAGGGGCACGGGCCAACTCCTCGCGGGTACGGGATCTCCTGGGCCGCATCGCCTTCGACCGCTGGCAGAACGAGGCTCCCGTCTGGGGCCATGGGGTGCTCGAACCCGGCCCCCACAGCGTCGAGCACATGCTCATCGGCTCGCACCATACCTGGCTTGGCCTGCTTTTTGTCAAAGGAGCGGTGGGCTTTGCCGCCCTGGCTGCACCGATGCTCTGGAGCGGCGTCGAGCTATTCGTCAAGCTGCGCACCAGCGCGCTTGCCCGCGTGGCGATGAGCATGTGGCTGATTCTGCTGCTCTACACCTTTGGCGAGAACTTAGAAATTCTTGCCTACCTGTTCTGGCCCGCCCTGGTGGTCTTAGGCAGCGCCCTCGCCGAGCGGCAGGAGCAGGCTGTGGGCGATTGCGCCCCCCAACAGCAAACCGTTGGTTGA